The following coding sequences lie in one Rutidosis leptorrhynchoides isolate AG116_Rl617_1_P2 chromosome 4, CSIRO_AGI_Rlap_v1, whole genome shotgun sequence genomic window:
- the LOC139843513 gene encoding uncharacterized protein: MSAFAGPRHVRKFPPPCWTRDEALVLIEAYRERWHALHRAFLKTADWDAVAEKVTATFPDVTPPKTSAQCRHKIEKLRQRHRVEKQRAAKYAGDRFYSSWFYFEAMEAMENGSDPVDHNQGNLQTQKPNGLNPGHGIRIKPLQVEKPVILPTKRMVNQNPNVISRVSNRYGDGSLVEAPIQETLNSNGYKGKESRNHTDGYFFKTPTSELNKNRKSSGNRGGVAIEPVGLQESSRPGLRPRKFSKVVCDDDDDVENNDEMWLKIPWNGSRGKYRNADNSVLNVKDLKGGEKETSNNVISDVVSSIRLLGDGFMKVETMKIDMAREIEKMRMESDMKRSELILESQKQIIDMFVKGVIDSRKRSTNMTHL; encoded by the coding sequence ATGTCAGCTTTCGCTGGACCAAGACACGTACGGAAGTTTCCTCCCCCGTGCTGGACACGTGACGAAGCACTAGTGCTGATTGAAGCTTACCGTGAACGATGGCACGCGCTTCACCGTGCGTTTCTTAAAACAGCGGATTGGGACGCCGTTGCTGAAAAAGTAACCGCCACCTTCCCTGACGTCACCCCACCGAAAACCTCAGCTCAGTGTCGTCATAAAATTGAAAAGCTCCGGCAACGCCACCGTGTTGAGAAGCAACGCGCCGCCAAGTACGCAGGTGATCGGTTTTACTCTTCTTGGTTTTACTTTGAAGCTATGGAAGCTATGGAAAATGGGTCTGATCCCGTTGATCATAACCAGGGTAATTTGCAAACCCAAAAGCCTAATGGTTTGAACCCGGGTCATGGAATTCGGATCAAACCGTTACAGGTTGAAAAGCCAGTAATTTTACCGACTAAACGTATGGTGAACCAAAACCCTAATGTCATTTCTAGGGTTTCAAATCGTTATGGTGATGGATCACTTGTAGAAGCCCCAATTCAAGAAACCTTGAATTCAAATGGTTACAAGGGTAAAGAATCAAGAAATCACACAGATGGTTACTTTTTTAAAACTCCAACTAGTGAGTTGAATAAAAATCGAAAAAGTTCTGGAAATCGAGGTGGGGTTGCAATCGAACCCGTGGGTTTACAGGAATCAAGTCGACCCGGTCTTAGGCCAAGGAAATTTAGTAAGGTAGTttgtgatgatgatgacgatgttgAAAATAATGACGAAATGTGGCTTAAAATTCCTTGGAATGGGTCAAGGGGGAAGTATCGAAATGCAGACAACTCGGTTCTGAATGTGAAGGATTTAAAAGGGGGGGAAAAGGAGACGAGTAATAATGTGATATCAGATGTGGTATCGTCGATTAGGTTATTAGGTGACGGGTTTATGAAAGTGGAGACTATGAAGATTGATATGGCTAGGGAGATTGAAAAAATGAGAATGGAATCTGATATGAAACGTAGTGAGTTGATACTTGAATCGCAGAAACAGATTATAGACATGTTTGTGAAAGGTGTGATTGATTCGAGGAAGCGTTCCACAAATATGACTCATTTGTAG